The following proteins come from a genomic window of Paenibacillus sp. CAA11:
- a CDS encoding phosphate ABC transporter substrate-binding protein: protein MKLKKPFLLILTLALSISLAACGNNKNSNAGGSTNTEKENTGSKNTTQTSDLSGSILASGSTALQPLVDQVGKKFNEKNPGVSVQVQGGGSGTGLTQVSGGQVQIGNSDVFAEEKLDASAAAELKDHQVAVVAMAAVTNKDTGVTNLTKQQLVDIFTGKITNWKDVQGKDQPIVIVNRPSSSGTRATFEKFALGQKTEDIKGSIQEDSSGTVAKIVAETPGAIGYLALSYIDDTVQSISYDGVEATVDNVASGKYPVWAYEHMYTKGEPDETTKAFLDYFLSPEVQDSDVVDLGYIPVSKMQVKRDAEGKIVQ from the coding sequence ATGAAATTAAAGAAACCCTTCCTCTTGATTCTGACGCTGGCTTTGTCCATTTCGCTAGCTGCGTGCGGAAACAACAAAAACAGTAATGCTGGGGGCAGCACTAACACAGAGAAAGAAAATACTGGCAGTAAGAATACGACTCAGACTTCCGATCTTAGCGGTTCTATTCTAGCTTCCGGTTCTACCGCGCTTCAGCCGCTGGTTGACCAAGTAGGCAAGAAATTCAATGAGAAGAATCCTGGCGTCTCCGTTCAAGTTCAAGGCGGCGGAAGCGGCACTGGGCTGACTCAAGTATCCGGCGGTCAAGTACAAATTGGTAACTCTGACGTGTTTGCAGAAGAGAAATTGGACGCATCTGCAGCAGCTGAGCTTAAGGACCATCAAGTTGCCGTAGTTGCTATGGCAGCTGTAACGAATAAAGATACTGGCGTAACCAACCTGACCAAACAACAGCTGGTTGACATCTTCACTGGTAAAATCACCAACTGGAAGGATGTTCAAGGCAAAGATCAGCCGATCGTGATCGTGAACAGACCTAGCAGCTCCGGCACTCGTGCTACATTCGAGAAATTCGCATTGGGTCAAAAAACTGAGGATATCAAAGGCTCCATCCAAGAAGATTCCTCCGGTACAGTTGCGAAGATCGTTGCCGAAACACCTGGCGCCATCGGTTACCTTGCACTTTCCTACATCGACGACACTGTTCAATCCATCAGCTATGACGGCGTTGAAGCGACTGTAGATAACGTAGCTTCCGGTAAATACCCGGTATGGGCTTACGAGCATATGTACACAAAGGGCGAGCCTGATGAAACAACCAAAGCATTCCTGGACTACTTCCTCTCTCCTGAAGTTCAAGACAGCGACGTGGTAGACCTTGGATACATTCCAGTCTCCAAAATGCAAGTTAAACGCGATGCTGAAGGTAAAATCGTACAATAA
- the pstC gene encoding phosphate ABC transporter permease subunit PstC: MKANNEAPVLFRRHKAEEWIGRIYTTVCVLFLIVIIFSIVYFVATKGVATFAVDGVSMSEFLFGNSWGPDDNKFGALPFIAGSFITSLLAALIASPLSICASLFMTEIVPSWGKKLLLPVIELLAGIPSVVYGFIGLTVLVPFLRDTFPGQGYGVAAGSIVLSIMILPTITSVATDALGSLPRNLKEASYGLGATRWQTISGVVLPTVLPAVLTGVVLGMARAFGEALAVQMVIGNAPYVPTSLFESASTLTSVITLNMSNTVMGTVQNNVLWSMALLLLFMTFIFIFVVRLLERRAKI; encoded by the coding sequence ATGAAAGCTAATAACGAGGCCCCTGTGCTGTTCAGGAGACACAAAGCCGAAGAGTGGATCGGCCGAATCTATACAACCGTCTGTGTCTTGTTTCTTATCGTCATCATTTTCTCCATCGTTTACTTTGTCGCGACCAAAGGCGTAGCTACTTTTGCGGTTGATGGTGTAAGTATGTCCGAATTCCTGTTTGGGAACAGCTGGGGGCCGGATGATAACAAGTTCGGGGCACTGCCCTTCATTGCTGGCTCGTTCATCACCTCCCTGCTGGCTGCGCTCATTGCCAGCCCGCTTAGCATCTGTGCATCCCTGTTCATGACCGAAATCGTTCCCTCCTGGGGGAAAAAGCTGCTGCTGCCTGTCATTGAGCTGCTGGCCGGAATTCCTTCCGTTGTCTACGGCTTCATCGGTCTTACCGTGCTGGTTCCTTTCCTGCGCGATACGTTCCCTGGACAAGGTTATGGTGTAGCGGCAGGGTCCATCGTATTGTCCATCATGATCCTGCCTACAATTACAAGTGTCGCTACCGATGCCTTGGGATCTCTTCCCCGCAACCTGAAGGAAGCCTCCTACGGGCTTGGAGCCACTCGCTGGCAGACCATCTCGGGCGTTGTCCTTCCAACGGTTCTGCCCGCTGTGTTAACAGGGGTTGTGCTCGGTATGGCACGCGCCTTCGGTGAAGCCTTGGCTGTGCAGATGGTCATTGGTAACGCGCCTTATGTGCCGACTTCATTATTTGAATCTGCATCCACGCTTACCAGTGTAATTACTTTGAATATGAGCAATACGGTTATGGGAACCGTTCAGAATAATGTCCTGTGGAGTATGGCTCTGCTTCTCCTGTTCATGACCTTCATCTTCATCTTCGTTGTCAGATTGCTTGAAAGGAGAGCCAAAATATGA
- the pstB gene encoding phosphate ABC transporter ATP-binding protein PstB — translation MTDILRTEDLKIFYGENEAVKGVNLSFPERSVTALIGPSGCGKSTFLRSLNRMNDEIAGSRMTGNIWIGNQNINSSDTDVTVLRQRIGMVWQRPNPFYKSIYENIAFGPKYHGIKNKKKLDEIVEDSLRKAALWDEVKDRLGQSALSLSGGQQQRLCIARALSVNPDILLLDEPASALDPVSTSKIEELITQLKEQLCIVIVTHNMQQAARISNYTAYFYMGNLIEYDETEVIFTNPSNPMTQEYISGRFG, via the coding sequence ATGACGGATATTCTGCGTACCGAAGATCTCAAAATCTTTTATGGCGAGAACGAGGCGGTGAAGGGAGTTAACCTATCTTTTCCCGAACGCTCCGTGACCGCATTAATCGGCCCTTCTGGCTGTGGTAAATCGACGTTTTTGCGCTCGCTTAACCGTATGAATGATGAAATCGCCGGCTCCCGGATGACCGGAAACATCTGGATCGGCAACCAGAACATCAACAGCTCGGACACGGATGTCACCGTTCTGCGTCAACGGATCGGTATGGTTTGGCAGCGTCCAAATCCTTTTTATAAATCCATTTATGAGAATATAGCGTTCGGACCTAAGTATCATGGCATCAAGAATAAGAAGAAGCTGGATGAGATTGTGGAGGATAGCCTTAGAAAGGCTGCTCTATGGGACGAGGTAAAGGACAGATTGGGCCAATCCGCCCTCTCTTTATCCGGCGGACAGCAGCAGCGTCTGTGCATCGCCCGCGCGCTCTCGGTCAATCCGGACATCCTGCTGCTAGACGAGCCCGCTTCGGCTCTCGATCCGGTATCCACATCCAAGATTGAAGAGCTGATTACCCAGCTCAAGGAGCAGCTGTGCATCGTAATCGTGACCCACAACATGCAGCAAGCAGCACGGATCTCCAACTACACGGCCTATTTCTACATGGGCAACCTGATTGAATATGATGAGACCGAGGTCATCTTCACCAACCCGTCGAATCCGATGACCCAGGAATACATCTCCGGCCGCTTCGGCTGA
- a CDS encoding LysR family transcriptional regulator yields MNLLKLNIVVLIEKYKKVTDVARELQLKQPTVTFHMKSLEEELGVPLFHSRKGRIVLTEAGRALYPYAQKMLSLHNEALRTMEEYKGMGRGTLRVGAEPAVQSLMMPVIADFLKRHPGIRIEVQVEPEQKLKALLMVEEIDAAIIEERAALELPLAFERWNEDEVVLICAADHPWVLLEELDPGQAGQERFVRHAPGSQLDRIGQAWADQHAINLWSPLTAASPEGVCRAVRAGAGVAFFSRKALAGNEANEGGGIRMLKVPGLEDPRLQLGAAYRKEGSPASLINEFVHFLRTCAQI; encoded by the coding sequence ATGAATCTGCTCAAATTAAATATTGTGGTTTTGATTGAAAAATATAAAAAGGTAACGGATGTGGCTAGAGAACTTCAGCTGAAGCAGCCCACGGTTACTTTTCATATGAAAAGCCTTGAAGAGGAATTGGGCGTTCCCCTCTTCCACAGCAGGAAAGGTCGAATTGTACTTACAGAGGCAGGCAGAGCTCTGTACCCTTATGCACAGAAGATGCTGTCGCTGCACAACGAAGCGCTTCGTACGATGGAGGAGTATAAAGGGATGGGGAGGGGAACGCTGCGCGTTGGAGCTGAGCCTGCTGTTCAGAGCTTGATGATGCCTGTCATTGCAGATTTCTTGAAACGTCATCCGGGGATCCGTATAGAAGTCCAGGTGGAGCCTGAACAGAAGCTTAAGGCACTGTTAATGGTAGAGGAGATTGATGCGGCAATTATAGAAGAAAGGGCAGCATTAGAGCTGCCCTTGGCATTTGAAAGATGGAATGAGGATGAAGTCGTGCTGATCTGCGCGGCTGACCATCCGTGGGTGCTGCTGGAAGAGCTGGACCCTGGGCAGGCAGGGCAGGAGCGGTTTGTTCGCCACGCTCCCGGCTCCCAGCTTGACCGCATTGGACAAGCTTGGGCCGATCAGCACGCTATCAATCTGTGGTCCCCGCTGACAGCTGCTTCGCCTGAAGGTGTATGCCGTGCCGTGCGGGCAGGAGCGGGTGTAGCCTTTTTCTCGCGAAAAGCGCTTGCCGGTAATGAAGCGAATGAAGGAGGTGGCATCCGTATGCTGAAGGTGCCGGGACTTGAGGATCCCCGCTTGCAGCTTGGTGCGGCTTACCGCAAGGAAGGAAGCCCGGCATCGCTGATTAACGAGTTTGTACACTTCCTGAGGACCTGCGCTCAGATTTAA
- the pstA gene encoding phosphate ABC transporter permease PstA has translation MRAKVIDRIATTVIVFFALLIVGLLLGMLGFILFRGISHISWDFLTSPSETIKAGGGIGPQLFNSVYLLVLTMIITIPLGLGAGIYMAEYAKPNRLTASIRLIVEVLSSFPSIVVGLFGLLLIVQTFDLKYSLMSGALVLTIFNMPLMVRITEQAFRSVPKEQKEAGLAMGLSRWKIITSILFPVALPAIITGTILAAGRVFGEAAALLFTAGMTTPTLDFTNWNPFDHNSPLNPMRPAETLAVHIWKVNSEGIASDAKEIAAGASAVLIIMVLAFNLLARWLGRVLYRKFTSIK, from the coding sequence ATGAGAGCCAAAGTCATAGACCGCATTGCTACCACGGTCATCGTCTTTTTCGCCCTGCTGATTGTCGGGCTCCTGCTCGGTATGCTTGGGTTCATCCTGTTCAGAGGCATCAGCCATATCAGCTGGGACTTTCTCACTTCGCCTTCTGAGACGATCAAAGCAGGCGGCGGGATCGGCCCGCAGCTGTTCAACTCCGTCTACCTGCTTGTTCTGACCATGATCATTACGATCCCTTTGGGACTCGGGGCAGGGATTTATATGGCAGAATACGCCAAACCGAACCGCCTAACGGCATCCATTCGTCTAATCGTTGAAGTGTTGTCTTCCTTTCCTTCGATCGTCGTTGGCCTCTTTGGTCTCCTGCTGATCGTTCAGACCTTTGACTTGAAATACTCACTCATGTCCGGTGCCTTGGTTCTAACCATTTTCAATATGCCGCTAATGGTGCGGATTACAGAGCAGGCCTTCCGCAGCGTGCCTAAAGAGCAGAAGGAAGCTGGGCTAGCCATGGGATTATCACGTTGGAAGATTATAACATCCATTCTCTTCCCTGTCGCGCTGCCTGCCATTATTACAGGCACGATCCTGGCTGCCGGACGCGTATTCGGTGAAGCTGCAGCACTGTTGTTTACTGCGGGGATGACCACCCCGACCCTTGATTTTACGAACTGGAATCCATTCGATCACAATTCTCCGCTGAATCCGATGCGTCCTGCCGAGACACTGGCCGTCCACATCTGGAAGGTCAACAGCGAAGGGATTGCCTCCGATGCCAAGGAGATCGCCGCAGGGGCCTCCGCCGTCCTGATTATTATGGTGCTCGCCTTCAACCTGCTGGCCCGCTGGCTCGGACGGGTATTGTACCGCAAATTTACGTCGATAAAATGA